One Streptomyces sp. NBC_00554 DNA segment encodes these proteins:
- a CDS encoding DUF4031 domain-containing protein — translation MTVYIDPPTWPGHGRLWSHLISDVSYDELHAFAEELGAPRRAFERDHYDIPSHRYEDAVRAGAVQVSSREVVRLLYGAGLRRAKRWAGPRSS, via the coding sequence ACCTGGCCGGGCCACGGCCGCCTGTGGTCCCACCTGATCAGCGACGTCTCGTACGACGAACTGCACGCCTTCGCCGAGGAGTTGGGTGCCCCGCGCCGCGCCTTCGAGCGCGACCACTACGACATCCCCTCGCACCGGTACGAGGACGCGGTGCGCGCGGGCGCGGTGCAGGTCAGCAGCCGCGAGGTGGTGCGGCTGCTGTACGGGGCGGGGTTGCGCAGGGCCAAGAGGTGGGCAGGGCCGAGGAGTTCGTAG